In a genomic window of Phyllostomus discolor isolate MPI-MPIP mPhyDis1 chromosome 5, mPhyDis1.pri.v3, whole genome shotgun sequence:
- the LOC114497510 gene encoding ceramide-1-phosphate transfer protein, producing MDDLESDFNLKVVLISFKECLNEKGEVLLEHYLTGWRGLVRFLNSLGVMFSFISKDVMAKLQIMERLRSGPQRDHYDSLQAMVAYEVGNQLVDLQRRSSHPDSGCRTVLRLHRALRWLQLFLESLRTSPEDASTSVLCTDSYNASLAAYHPWIVRRAVTVAFCTLPTRKVFLETMNVGPPEQAVEMLDEALPFIQHVYDISQKLYAEHALLDLP from the exons ATGGATGACCTGGAGTCGGACTTCAATCTGAAAGTCGTCCTCATCAGCTTCAAGGAGTGTCTCAATGAGAAGGGAGAGGTGCTGCTGGAGCACTACCTCACCGGCTGGAGGGGGCTGGTCAG gttTCTGAACAGCCTGGGCGTCATGTTCTCCTTCATCTCCAAGGACGTGATGGCGAAGCTGCAGATCATGGAGCGGCTGCGCAGCGGCCCGCAGCGGGACCACTACGACAGCCTGCAGGCCATGGTGGCCTACGAGGTGGGCAACCAGCTGGTGGACCTGCAGCGCCGCTCCAGCCACCCGGACTCCGGCTGCCGGACGGTGCTTCGGCTGCACCGAGCGCTGCGCTGGCTGCAGCTCTTCCTGGAGAGCCTGCGCACCAGCCCTGAGGACGCGAGCACCTCCGTGCTCTGCACGGACTCCTACAACGCCTCGCTGGCCGCCTACCACCCCTGGATCGTCCGCCGGGCTGTCACCGTGGCCTTCTGCACGCTGCCCACGCGCAAGGTCTTCCTGGAGACCATGAACGTGGGGCCCCCCGAGCAGGCCGTGGAGATGCTGGATGAGGCCCTGCCCTTCATCCAGCACGTGTACGACATCTCCCAGAAGCTCTATGCTGAGCACGCCCTGCTGGACCTGCCCTAG